In the genome of Aedes aegypti strain LVP_AGWG chromosome 2, AaegL5.0 Primary Assembly, whole genome shotgun sequence, the window gaaaattgtaaaaaaaaggctgagaaaagcttcttagtcgtcgactaagggCTGGTGACTTCATTATAAAACTCAACGACCATTCAGGATTTATCTGGTTACAAAGGTAATGTGCGAATATCCTGGCCAAACTGGTTAATTCCACAATGCTGTAGAAAGCATCTATGCTAGGGTATCAAAGTactttggacagaccgttacgcgtatataatttggccatttacggcaaaatcaataggaggtggccaaattatatacactacccaccataagtatggaatcccgtattgcaacactcatactgaatattgcagcatcttgaaaagtttagcatcacctaaaatgaatattatctcgtgattctgaagtgctaggacaatgtatttttgaggtcattttaaaaaatacgtctttgagcccctgcgatgttttattttcgttgaaaacaattttagcactggattttgggtgatgctaaactaaaagtgctgcaatactcCGCTAACGGTAGATGGACCcgtcggctaataccaaatgtggctgattggtatggtagaaaccATGGGAAAGTGAAcatccacctgacgcagtttctgtcaagacatggttgctatagacagtacctgcataggttcgggcactcagaatcccCTGCCTGCCCCGATtatgctggtgtggaggaaacagcggagcatgtcgtattcgattgcccccgtttcattgttgtgagaggtcgcatgctcactacatgcggacacgtcccccgacaatataatagagagaaagtgtgtggatgccgagtgctggaatgcagtaactacggctttcactcacattatgttagaattgcagcgcctatggcgcgccgaccaagagttggctgcagaggattagccctgccgaggctggtcccttgtaacattgtttaagtcggctaggagaagcagtttccctaggctacttctgctacacgtgttgtgctatatacACTAatccctccccgaagaaataccgtaaggtggttccggggagataagggtctgagtccaagggtcatgtcgatgcactgttcaccacttgagcacttctaaaagaattgctcaagcacagtgcataggctggttttagcgggtcgtcgttggtgcgtcatccccgcattccctgagttactttctcaggggatctgtttgcagatttcccactgtaaaaaaaaacaaaaaaacttaaaagtgctgcaatactcagtattgcaacgattccatacttttGGTGGGTAGTGTACGCGTAACGCTTTGTCCAAAAACATAAAACACCCTACTTATTAAACTTTCTGATTAGTTGAAACATGGATGAAAATAAATCTTGAAGTTCAATGACTCTCTTTTGTTGCTGTTTAATTAGGATCTTAGGCATGCATGTACCATGAAATAAAATCTATGAAAACTACTGGAAAGCAGCAGGGTAGGAAAGCTTATCAGTCGTTCACTTCACTATTGTTACCATTCACCATTCGATGGAAATCGGAGTGATAAACAAAAAGAAGCATTAGCAAAAGCGTGCGATTTTTCATGCCGTTAACAAACCTTGGTTCATTTTGGAGGCTTAGTTTACTGCTTCTTCTTTGAACGGAATAGTTATAAGTGTAGCAAACACCTGAAAATCTGGAACCCATAATTTCTTTCAGCAGGTTTTGACCCCAACAAAATTCGCAATAACTCCGAAACGATATCATAAATGTAATCCTTGCAAATTAGGAAAAATCTGGTTCGGATGCCATGCACTTTAAGAATATCGATTGGAAATGAATTTTTAACAGCTGATTGAAAATCCTCTAAACCAGACGTTTGATAGGTTAAATGTATAGATTATGATCTTTGGCTTCTACTCTAACAGACCACGTGATGTATCGTTGAAATCTAGGCCTTAGCTAAATAGCTTTCTATGCAATAACCTGAATAATATCGGAGTAGTCTCTAAAAAGGAGTTGGTTTCTCTAGTCAACAGCACGTGCTACTCAAAAAACATACTAAAAATTCTGCTTTTTATTGCCAtattattcatcgatttctctaAACCCATCTCCCCGaagattaaattttaaatgagcAAAAAGTCGCTATCGTCTCCGTGGTCTCGCAGCTCAAAGGCCATCTCCTCGATCAGCGTCAGATCCGCCTTCTCGAGGTGCTGCTTCCTGACGTGAATCTTGAGGTAATCCTTGCGTGGATAGCGCTTCAGACAGTATTGGCACTGATATGGCCGCGCCTCGTCGCCGGTGCTGTGCGTCAGCATGTGCCGCTTCAGATCCGACGACTGGGTGTAGCGACGTTCGCAGAGAGTACATCCGTACGGTTTTTCCTTGTTGTGTATCTTGAGATGAATTCTAAGGCACTGCATCCGCTTGAACGTGGCGGAACAGAGACTGCACACGAACCGACGTTCTTCGCTGTGCGTAATGGAATGGGTTTTGAGGAGATCCTTGGTGCGGAAACACTTGCCACATTCGGGGCAGGCGAATTCCTTCGTTTCGCCGGTGGTGTGCAGCTTGTGATGGTTTTTGAGGTAGAGCTTATTCTTGAACCGCCGGCCGCAGATTTCGCACGAGAAGGGCATCTCGTTGGAATGGGTTGTGGCGTGGTTGGCTTTGTCGAAGGCGCGGTTGAACGAACGACCGCACACTTCGCACACGTAACGTCTGCCCTGATTGGCCTTCTTCTGATGGTGGTGCAAGCTGAACATGGAGATGAACCGCTTGCAGCAGATGTCGCACTCGTAAGGTTTCGTTTCATCGGCAATCTGATTGCGCTGGAGTTTGTGGGTGGCCGAGGCGTGCAGCTGCAGTTCATCCATGTTGGGAAATTCAAGGTAACATCCGCAGCAACGTCTTTTGGGGTCTTCTTCCTTAGGGGCATCCGGGTGGTAGTTACGTTCGTGGATGGTAAGGAAGATTCTTTTGGCAAAGATTTCCCCGCAATGCGCACAACGATGCTGCTGGTTCAAGCGCTTGTGACTAACCAAAGATTTGCGAGTTGGATAACGACGGTAGCAAACTGCACATTCGAACGGTCTTCTTGGGTCAACCATTTGCTCGGGTTTGTGAATCTGGATAGAATGAGCTGTGAGAGCTTCTTCAGTTTCAAATTCACTGCGGCATCCGCAGCATTTCTTCGTCTCTGCGGATGTGTAGTGGCATTTGTGGTGATTCTCCAGATTCGATTGGGTCATGAAACCTGTCCGAGAGAAATTACCTGTGTTGAGTGGGTCCATTGATGGGAAGTCGTTTGAAGCCTTACCTTTTCCACACTGTCGACAGAAGTATTTACGGACGGCGATTCGTTGGTGCTCCTTTAGATGCTGAAGCGTTACAAACGATTTGTAACATATGTGGCATCGGAAGGGCCTGGTGGGATCATTGATATTGCCACGCTCGTTGAAGTGCACTGCATTGCTGTGGTGCATCAGTTCGGTCTCCGTTTCGAACTCTTGCTTACAACCACAGCACCTCTTTGTTTCGTGTGTGTCAACAGGTGGCTGTTCTACTTGTACGAGTTGTTGATCAACTTGGGGATTCCCCAACTGAACCTGTTCAACTTTGACGGTGCTCAGCAGTGGAGGTGTATTCTCATCGTCGACATGACCCAAATCTGGAAAGTCATTTGGCAGCTCGTCTACCTGTTCACCTATCAAATCTTCCACATTGTCCAATATCATGTTGTCGTATGCCTCCGACAGTAGAAACTCATATTCCTCCGGATTGAGGTCCTCTTCCTGCAGATCAGTCGCACAGAATGGCTTCTCCTCGTCCTTTCGGCTGTGTATATCGATCTCATGCTTGAAGATTGACCTCAACGTTTGATCCGATTCGCGACACTTCTGGATGATGTGGTAGGCCACGATCATATACTCGGCGCAGTTCCGACAGACATTCCGTGGCAGTACATCGTCTTTCCTTATCTGTGTAGTGTAGTatagttgttgttgttgccaAGGGAGGGAGATTGGAAAGTACCAGACGAACGTAGAAGAGTACCGGTTTTAGGCGAATGAGAAGAAAAAACAACATCGCGATAAGAAAATGGATTAGTCATCCATTTCAACATCTTCATTGTCTACATGCATAT includes:
- the LOC5574478 gene encoding oocyte zinc finger protein XlCOF6 isoform X1, which produces MDILIEPDCYKVCRICMENCEEDFVCVYDEFEDNILMDVIAECARVEIRKDDVLPRNVCRNCAEYMIVAYHIIQKCRESDQTLRSIFKHEIDIHSRKDEEKPFCATDLQEEDLNPEEYEFLLSEAYDNMILDNVEDLIGEQVDELPNDFPDLGHVDDENTPPLLSTVKVEQVQLGNPQVDQQLVQVEQPPVDTHETKRCCGCKQEFETETELMHHSNAVHFNERGNINDPTRPFRCHICYKSFVTLQHLKEHQRIAVRKYFCRQCGKGKASNDFPSMDPLNTGNFSRTGFMTQSNLENHHKCHYTSAETKKCCGCRSEFETEEALTAHSIQIHKPEQMVDPRRPFECAVCYRRYPTRKSLVSHKRLNQQHRCAHCGEIFAKRIFLTIHERNYHPDAPKEEDPKRRCCGCYLEFPNMDELQLHASATHKLQRNQIADETKPYECDICCKRFISMFSLHHHQKKANQGRRYVCEVCGRSFNRAFDKANHATTHSNEMPFSCEICGRRFKNKLYLKNHHKLHTTGETKEFACPECGKCFRTKDLLKTHSITHSEERRFVCSLCSATFKRMQCLRIHLKIHNKEKPYGCTLCERRYTQSSDLKRHMLTHSTGDEARPYQCQYCLKRYPRKDYLKIHVRKQHLEKADLTLIEEMAFELRDHGDDSDFLLI
- the LOC5574478 gene encoding oocyte zinc finger protein XlCOF6 isoform X2, translating into MDILIEPDCYKVCRICMENCEEDFVCVYDEFEDNILMDVIAECARVEIRKDDVLPRNVCRNCAEYMIVAYHIIQKCRESDQTLRSIFKHEIDIHSRKDEEKPFCATDLQEEDLNPEEYEFLLSEAYDNMILDNVEDLIGEQVDELPNDFPDLGHVDDENTPPLLSTVKVEQVQLGNPQVDQQLVQVEQPPVDTHETKRCCGCKQEFETETELMHHSNAVHFNERGNINDPTRPFRCHICYKSFVTLQHLKEHQRIAVRKYFCRQCGKGFMTQSNLENHHKCHYTSAETKKCCGCRSEFETEEALTAHSIQIHKPEQMVDPRRPFECAVCYRRYPTRKSLVSHKRLNQQHRCAHCGEIFAKRIFLTIHERNYHPDAPKEEDPKRRCCGCYLEFPNMDELQLHASATHKLQRNQIADETKPYECDICCKRFISMFSLHHHQKKANQGRRYVCEVCGRSFNRAFDKANHATTHSNEMPFSCEICGRRFKNKLYLKNHHKLHTTGETKEFACPECGKCFRTKDLLKTHSITHSEERRFVCSLCSATFKRMQCLRIHLKIHNKEKPYGCTLCERRYTQSSDLKRHMLTHSTGDEARPYQCQYCLKRYPRKDYLKIHVRKQHLEKADLTLIEEMAFELRDHGDDSDFLLI